The DNA region ACTACCAGGTTTAACCCATTGAATCAGAAAAAGGTGATTTAAATTGAATGAGAATCACCATAAACACCCTACACCCTTATGCTCTTTCTTGGAGGCAGTGTGTTTTTGGGAGTATTTGACATGATTCTGTTAGAGAACTATATCTCGTAGGAAAAACATCTGACATTTTTTGAAATTTAGAACTAGATGCTTGTTGTTCAATTTGGAAATTCAAAACTATTATATTTTCATAATCCGAAGTCTTACTAGTATATTCAGAAGTAATAAAAATTGTTATGATAAGGATCTCAATGCTTATACTTGTTAAACAAAgtgacaaatgataaatgcaaAATGATTGTTGAATTATGGTGTTAATAATTTCACATCTTCATGATTTATGACAATGTGTAACAATCCAAGCACAAATTAACCAAATTTACACAACGACACGGACACCAAATACAAAACTGGCAAATAACACTAATGATAATTTGAGGAAATAGAATTATTAAATGTAATCACACGTCAGTCCTAGACAGTCGTAGACACTAAACACATCTTCAATCCGAAGATGCTAAAGTTGTCATTGCTTATATTTCCACCTTAGGTGGACCGGAGTACCTTCTCGAACCAACAGGAGAAGCAGGGAAAGAAAGCCTCTTCCTTGCAGAAACCGAAGATGCTGATGGCGATGTTTTTTGCATTAGTTTGGACTTTGCCTTTGCAGAACTAGTGAGTGCCATGTAACTTGGAAACACTGGCGAGCTTTCAACGCTCGTGTCATCTCTAACCGACGATCCTGCAATGCTGCTATATCTTCGATACCGTTCGGAATGAACACTAAACATACTTCTTGAGTCATCAATAGTTTCACCCTTTGAGCTTGATGGCTTTGTCTTTGAAGTTGAAGGAGAATTCTGAGTGCTTTGTCTTCTTAATTTTTGGCCGACCGGAGAAGGTCTGTGATTCATAATGACGCTTTCGACTTCCCATGGTCGAGTCGCCATCCATCTCTCTAACCAACTCCATCCCCAGTGGGGATTGTTTGGATCCATAAATGTTTGGTTTATAGATTTTGAAGAGCTCTTCCATGTTTGCTGTTAAAGTAACACATTTAGTTATTTACTTAACACATTCAAAATCACTTATATTGAAACCAAAAATCACTTTTTAGGTACCTGATGTGAAAATGAATAGGCCAAAGCCCTCTCTCTTTTGAAAGCAGCTTCTTGTCTTTGCAATAATTTTGCATCAATTTGTTCCTTTGACTGCAAGCTATCATCCCATTCTTCTCCAACCTGCTGATAATCAAATCAAACACAATGAAGCAAGGATACGATACGAGTATTGAATACATCCGGTGATACGTCACTAATCAAACATAATCCTTAATGTTCGCAAATTTAATCTAATCCTAATTCCGTCTGCGCGTTAGTATGCATAAAATTGCTTACAGAAGTTTGCAACTTTACTAGTTCTTTTTCACATTTCTGTTGTAATTGGCGCTGACGAGCCTGATTCTCCTCGGACATTCGAACTCGCCTTTCGCGAACCTGTGACTGCAGTCTTGCTAGAGTTTGCATACATCTTAAGGTGCTGCCTGCTTGCCGTTTAACAGATTGTCCTTGTATCATTGTCTTCAACCTCACCAAACCTCTCAATGCGCGCAAAGCTCTTCTCGCCTAAAAAACCATTACACAAATTTCTTTATCTGTACGAATCAAAGTCGTACTCCAGAGTGTACAACACGACATATGATGAACAAACTTCACTCTAGGCTATGAAACTCTAACATTGACACAAACACAACacattttcaaaattttatgtAATAAAATGTAACACACGTGTCAGATATCAGACACACCTTCAACAATATAAATATTACGGAAACAAGAAGGTCATACCAAATATCCACGGAACGCGGTCTGAATCTTGATAGCAGCCAATTCTTCCATACTCTTTGCAGGGTAATGAGGCATACTCGTGAGACGAACAACCTCGGCAGCAGCCTGAGCAGCAGCAACAGCCGCCCCCGCCGCAACAGCAGTGGCAAAAGCAAGAGAAATAGCCTGTTTATTTTGTTCATTCTCTAACTCACTTAATTTCACATCTTCTATCTGTGGAACAGAAACTTGTACTACTTCTGATTTCACTTCTGTCTCCGGTTGAGTACTTTTTTTCTTTGATTTCTGGCTTTTCTGatatatttttttcaaataaaaaaaaacataaaataaattatataaaaatatagtaataatcaattaaaaaattcCAGTTTTTGTAGCATATAGTATATAGTAATAATAAATATGAAACCTTGTCTTTTCTGGAATCATGACTGAAAACTTTCTTCACTGCAGAAAACCAACTCCCTTTTTTCCCCATGTGTAATTCCTGTTACTTTAAAGGTAAAAAAAAAAGCAAATACAATAAGAACAAATTTAGGTTAAAGTAATTAAATTAACATAAACACAGTTTTTTTTACTAACATAAACACAATTAAAAACATAAAATTTCAACAAATGCATATTGTAATTATTAGAAGAAAACCGTTAGAAAAAACACAATGAATGCATGTAAAAAAGAAACTGCTAAAAAAAAAGGAGAAATAATAGATACAGATCTATGAACAAATTGTTAACTGAAAAATCAGTAATAGTCTGATTAATGAAAAGAATTAGAAACTGACACTAAAAAGATAAACCACCACGAAAAAGTAAAAAGTTTGAAGATGGAATGAAACAAGAGAAAAAAGAGATGTAAAAAACATTGGAAATTGAATATAGTACCTTTGCATGAGAATGGTAAGATTTGGATCTCTGAAAATGAGAAGTGAAATGCAAAATGAGAGAGAGAAAAGAGATCTTGGGATGATGGAAAGTTGAAGtgaggaagaagaaaaagagtGGGGCCCACTGTTAGTTAAATAACAGTCAAACCAAACATGACGGACACTCAAACGGTTTTGGATTATGTAATGTACTAGTAATACAGCAGACAACACATCAATCAATAACggtttttatttttttataaataaaatcaaaacatACTACTTTTGAAAAAAAGTTTAATAACGTGttattttatttcaaatttttaaaataaaatcaaaatgtATTTTTTAAAGAGTTTAAAGATAATGCACTTTAAATTGTTAAATCATATCAGTATTTTTACAATAAAAATGTGATTTAACGAGATACACGTCTTTCATTGACAATATACAAATATTTTATGTCCATTGTATATTCTTTTGTCTctttttaaaaaaagtttaataACTGTGTTATATAgttttaaattaaaattttttttttaatttatttatgtttaaatttttttttttacttACTAAAGTACAATACGTGACAACCCCTTCTGACGTAGGGTTGTCAGAGGTTTTTAAGATTATTATGATGTTAGAGCAAATTCACATAAGAGTGGTGAAAACATCTGTATAACAGTGCTTTTGTGATGAATTTAATGTTTTCTTCTCGACCTCATAATTGAGTTACTTATAGGAATCTTTCGGATTTGGATCTTAGCCTCCAAAAAAGTATTACCCACTCTCAAGAGCGTGGGAAGTAGACAATTACCTCCCATGTTATTCTATAGAACGTGTTTCTCCTTGGCGAGTGATATAGAAATTGGGTGTCATAACCAAATGACGGAAGCTCGTTCCAATAAATGGTCGACTAGGAAGCTGACATAGGTAATATATCATGTCACCTCTTCTAAGAGAACTTTCTACGCCGCCTCTTGTGGGTCTTTTACGAATATAACGGTACACAGTCCCTAAAGCACGAGAGTTTGAAAAGGCAAAGTGATTAAGCTTAATCGTCTCTTCACATTTGGATGAGTCCCTCGAGAATTCTTAAGACACGTCTTTTAGACATATCTGGGGCGAGTTCCTCAGACGTATCTTAGGGCAGTGTTTTAGGTGTCAATGAGATGAATCCTCAAACGTCACATGAGGGAAATCCCCAAATGTCATTTGTGATGGAACATACTCGCAACATTAAATGTGATAAATGATGATTTAGTTTTGAGATGCCAAGTTGGCCTTAATCTCTGACACTTGTCACAAACGCGAAGAACCTTTGGTGATTGACGAGGAACATATGGAGAGACCATTGGTTACCCCCTTACCTTTAAACCTCTATAAAAGGGGTTAAACCCTAACCCTTATACTCTTTTGCACATTACCTTTAAACCTCTAGTATTCTCAAGCTCAAATTCTCAGCCTTCTTTGCAGGTACATGTATGATACTCTTTCTTCTCGCATTTCTCGTTTATGGCGATACTTAGGGATTTAGACGAGAGTGACAATCTAATAGAGCCCTTAACTAGCAATGAGTGTATAGTAGTGTGGAATTACTATTGTAGGAATTCCTAACGTCATGATGGAACAATTGACTAAAAATTAATGGAGCTAGGTGTTGAGAGGAAATCAACAATGCAACGGAATAATCCAACAACACAATCTATTCCAAATACCAAATTCTCCGGCCTCGAGCGAAAGGATGAACTCTTCGATAAATGAATGTCACTTTGATTATCACAAAACAAGACATACTTTCCTTGTTTCACACCAAGTTCCATTGCAAATTTCCTTAACCATAATAACTCTTTTGACGCTTCCATGGCGGCTATAAACTCGAATTAGGTAGTAGAGAGTGCGACACATTTTTGCAACTTTGATTGCCAAGCCATAACTTCCCCAACAAAAGTCACCATATACCCCAAAGTAGATTTTCGATCATCTAAGCTTTTGGCTAGATCTGAATCTATATACCCAGCCAACATAAGCTTCTTGCATCCCAAGGTTAACTTTAAATTCGACGAGCCATGCAAATATCTCATCACAATGACTCACTATTCCCACGGTTTCCCAATGATCTTTTCCCGGATTTTAGAGATAATGACTCACCATTCCCACGACATGAGCAATATCGGGTCTTGTACAAACCATAACACACATCAAACTACCAACGACCGACGAGTCTGGAATGTTCTTCATACTCAACTTTTCTTCACCCATAGATGGACATAGTTTATGACTAAGCTTAAAATGAGAAGCAAGTGGAATGATCATTGTTTTAGCCTTATCCATACTAAAACACTGAAGGACTTCTCCACATATATTTCTTGTGACAAGTATAACTTCTTCTCATTTCGATCTCGAATAATTTCAATACCAAGAATTTTCCAAGCCTCTCCTAAATCCTTCCTAGCAAAAGGTTCACTCAAAAATTTCCTTAACTCTATAATTCTTGAAATATATTTTTCAACAATTAGcatatcatccacataaagcaaGATAATAATGAAATCACCTTTAGAGAAATTCTAGAAAAACACACAATGATCGAGCTTGGTCATCTTGTACCTATGTTCAATCATCACCGAGTTGAACTTTTTATACCATTGATGAGGTGCTTATTTCAAACCATAAAGACTTTTTACCAATTTGCAAACATGGTCTTTTTTTCTCTTCTTTCGGAATCCATCTGGTTACTCCATGTAAATTTCTTCATGTAGATCACCATGAAGGAAAGTCGTCTTCACGACCATTTGCGCTACTTCCAAATTAAGACTAGCGGCTAGACCAAGAACCAATCAAATAGATTGCATCTTCACAACCAAAGCAAAAATCTCACCAAAGTCATCACATTTCTGTTGTTTAAAACCTTTTACCACCAAGCGAGTCTTGGATCTTCTTTGAGAAGTACACTCATCTTGATGAACCTAATAAACCCATATATTCTTTAATGTTCTCTTACCCTTTGGCAACTTCACTAACTCAAAAGTATTATTCTTATTAAGTGATTCATTTCATCCTCCATGACATCCATCCACTCCTTTTTATTCTCATCctccaaaaattcttcaaagcTTTTGGATTCTCCACCATCGGTAAGAAAAACATACACGTTCAAGGGGTATCGAACGAATGGCCTTTTATCACGAGTAGATTGCCTCAACTCATTAGAAGCAACTGGTTGCTCAACACTTTAAACCTCTTGATCAACCTCATTTTCAACAACGTCTTTCGTAGAACCTACATCAATAATATCATTAGGCTTTAAAATATTATCAACATTCAAATCCATACCTTGATTTTCAATCTGAACATATTCGAAAGTGATAGGGGTATGAGAAATAGTAGTTGAGTCTGTATCAAACATTTATTACTCTTCAAAAAATTGGATCTTTATTATCAACTTTATCGATGTCCTCAATGGTATAATACTCCATGAAAATGACATCACGACTACGAATAATCTTCCGTTGAACCAGATCAAAGAATCGATACCCAAACTCATCAAGACCATACCCAACAAACACACATTTCTTCGACTTCTCATCTAATTTCGATCTCTCATCCTTCAGAATATGCACATAAGCCATGCATCCAAACACCCGAAGATGGCCATAGGAAACATCTTTACCACCCCAAACATGATTTGGAACATCAAACTAAACAAAACACATGGAGTGAGGTTTAAAAGATGTACAACCATGCTCAATGTTTATCCCCAAAAGTATTTCAGCAACTTTGATTAAGAAAGTAAACATCTCACATTTTCCACCAAAGTTTTATTCATTCTTTCGGTTAACCCATTCAATTATAGTGTCTCTGGAAGAGAAGTTTGATAATGTATACCTTGCTCTTAACAATACTTGTAGAAAGGTCTAACATACTCTCCCCTATTATCGGTTCAGATACACCTGAGCTTTTTCCCCATTTCTCTTTCAACCGATGCTTGAAACGACTTGAAGGTATCTAACACTTGATCTTTCGTCTTCAAGGTATCAGCCCGTGTTTTTGGAGAATAATCATCAGTTAAAGTCACAAATCAATATGCACCACCAATTGACAATGTAACACATCAAAATATACTAAATCCAACACTTCTGATTTCCTCTTAGGTTCAAATGACATAAAGGAAACTCACATTTTCTTACCCGCCAAACAATTCGAACACTTTCTTAACTTTGCATCAGAAACATCATACAACATATTCTTCATTTCCAAAATGCTCAAACCTTTTTCACTCATATGACCCAAACACTCGTGCCATGATTCAGATGAGCTATCATTGTCACAAGTGTTGATGTAGCACTTCGAAACCCCAAATTGGACGATATACAAGTTTGAATTCCTTTTTCCTTTAGAAACCACCATTGATCCTTTCTTTAACTTCCATTCATTGGCCAAAAAAGAATGATCATATCCTTCATTATCCAATAGACAAAAGATTAAAACAAAGTTCTAGAATATGTTTCACACCTTTAAGAATTAGAGTAGTCTTAATGCTAGTTTTGACACAAATATCTCTTATACCGATGACATTAGCTTTCCCATTATTTCCCACACGAACAACCCTAAAGTTACCGGTCTCGTAAGTTGAAAAAAGATCATGTCTCGAGGTTGCATGAGTAGAAGTATCAACCACCCAATCCATCTAATCAATTAATAGATTGACATTCTCTATACAACTATCATAAACAACAAAGAAATCATCAATAATAACAACATCTTCATTATTGTTACCTTCCTTTTCATCGTTTGTAGTTATTGTTCTTATCTTCTCTTTTCAACTTCTGGCAATACCTTTTTATGCATCCATTTTCCCCGCAGTGATGACACTCAATATTAGAGAATATATTAGAGCCTTCTTGTGATTTACCATGTGATGCCCCACGATTACTTGAACCTCTATTTTGATGTCTCGTCCTCTATTTGGTAACCAACACCTTGAAATATTAAGAAGAACCTTGTGACTTATGCCTTAACTCCTCATTCAATACACTACTTGAAGCAGAGTACCAAGAATGATGTCCCTTCGAAGCAGAGATAGACAATGATGTCCTAAAAGTCTCTTAAGAATTAGGCAAAGTACCAAGAAGCCATAAAACCTGAATTTCATCATCAAAAGTAAGATTCATTGTCGATAATTGATTTAGAATCCCTTGGAAAGTGTTAGAGTGATCGTTCATTGGTGAACCATCACTATACCTCAATGACATCAATTTCTTGAACAAGAACAACTTATTGTTCCCCGTCTTTCTTGCATACAACTTCTCATGTTTGTTCCAAATAGAGTGAGCATGAGTCACCAAGCTCACATGATTCAAAATATTATCATCCATCCATTGAAAATGTAACCATAAACTTGTTTATGAAACAAAGCCCATTCTTCATCACTCTTCCATCATGTTTTTACTAGATAAATCTGGTAAGTGAAAGCCTTTAAT from Lathyrus oleraceus cultivar Zhongwan6 chromosome 1, CAAS_Psat_ZW6_1.0, whole genome shotgun sequence includes:
- the LOC127126611 gene encoding protein IQ-DOMAIN 3 isoform X2 codes for the protein MGKKGSWFSAVKKVFSHDSRKDKKSQKSKKKSTQPETEVKSEVVQVSVPQIEDVKLSELENEQNKQAISLAFATAVAAGAAVAAAQAAAEVVRLTSMPHYPAKSMEELAAIKIQTAFRGYLARRALRALRGLVRLKTMIQGQSVKRQAGSTLRCMQTLARLQSQVRERRVRMSEENQARQRQLQQKCEKELVKLQTSVGEEWDDSLQSKEQIDAKLLQRQEAAFKRERALAYSFSHQQTWKSSSKSINQTFMDPNNPHWGWSWLERWMATRPWEVESVIMNHRPSPVGQKLRRQSTQNSPSTSKTKPSSSKGETIDDSRSMFSVHSERYRRYSSIAGSSVRDDTSVESSPVFPSYMALTSSAKAKSKLMQKTSPSASSVSARKRLSFPASPVGSRRYSGPPKVEI
- the LOC127126611 gene encoding protein IQ-DOMAIN 3 isoform X4; protein product: MGKKGSWFSAVKKVFSHDSRKDKKSQKSKKKSTQPETEVKSEVVQVSVPQIEDVKLSELENEQNKQAISLAFATAVAAGAAVAAAQAAAEVVRLTSMPHYPAKSMEELAAIKIQTAFRGYLARRALRALRGLVRLKTMIQGQSVKRQAGSTLRCMQTLARLQSQVRERRVRMSEENQARQRQLQQKCEKELVGEEWDDSLQSKEQIDAKLLQRQEAAFKRERALAYSFSHQQTWKSSSKSINQTFMDPNNPHWGWSWLERWMATRPWEVESVIMNHRPSPVGQKLRRQSTQNSPSTSKTKPSSSKGETIDDSRSMFSVHSERYRRYSSIAGSSVRDDTSVESSPVFPSYMALTSSAKAKSKLMQKTSPSASSVSARKRLSFPASPVGSRRYSGPPKVEI
- the LOC127126611 gene encoding protein IQ-DOMAIN 3 isoform X1 translates to MGKKGSWFSAVKKVFSHDSRKDKKSQKSKKKSTQPETEVKSEVVQVSVPQIEDVKLSELENEQNKQAISLAFATAVAAGAAVAAAQAAAEVVRLTSMPHYPAKSMEELAAIKIQTAFRGYLARRALRALRGLVRLKTMIQGQSVKRQAGSTLRCMQTLARLQSQVRERRVRMSEENQARQRQLQQKCEKELVKLQTSQVGEEWDDSLQSKEQIDAKLLQRQEAAFKRERALAYSFSHQQTWKSSSKSINQTFMDPNNPHWGWSWLERWMATRPWEVESVIMNHRPSPVGQKLRRQSTQNSPSTSKTKPSSSKGETIDDSRSMFSVHSERYRRYSSIAGSSVRDDTSVESSPVFPSYMALTSSAKAKSKLMQKTSPSASSVSARKRLSFPASPVGSRRYSGPPKVEI
- the LOC127126611 gene encoding protein IQ-DOMAIN 3 isoform X3; protein product: MGKKGSWFSAVKKVFSHDSRKDKKSQKSKKKSTQPETEVKSEVVQVSVPQIEDVKLSELENEQNKQAISLAFATAVAAGAAVAAAQAAAEVVRLTSMPHYPAKSMEELAAIKIQTAFRGYLARRALRALRGLVRLKTMIQGQSVKRQAGSTLRCMQTLARLQSQVRERRVRMSEENQARQRQLQQKCEKELQVGEEWDDSLQSKEQIDAKLLQRQEAAFKRERALAYSFSHQQTWKSSSKSINQTFMDPNNPHWGWSWLERWMATRPWEVESVIMNHRPSPVGQKLRRQSTQNSPSTSKTKPSSSKGETIDDSRSMFSVHSERYRRYSSIAGSSVRDDTSVESSPVFPSYMALTSSAKAKSKLMQKTSPSASSVSARKRLSFPASPVGSRRYSGPPKVEI